Proteins encoded within one genomic window of bacterium:
- a CDS encoding DUF3536 domain-containing protein: MEKYFCIHGHFYQPPRENPWLEEIEVQPTATPYHDWNDKIAAECYSPNSASRIIDGKNQILKIINNYQKLSFNFGPALLSWLKKYVPETYSRIVEADRLSQKERSGHGNAIAQGYNHLIMPLASKRDQQTQTIWAIRDFEYHFHRKPEGMWLPEAAVNMEVLQTLSEQGIQFTILAPHQARRIRKIGAEEWMETGQGNIDPTLAYKCFLRDGRSIVIFFYDAPISFSIAFDRVLESGDYFVQRIMKGFNDGRVWPQILHLATDGESYGHHFKFGEMALTYALDYIERNNIARLTNYAEYLEKHPPKFQVEIFENTSWSCAHGIQRWRANCGCNSGRYYGWNQQWRQPLREGLDRLKAALDELFEREGRRYLADPWAARDAYISVILDRAQDNVERFLAEYRQHPLQQSEKVQALKLLEMQRCGLLMFTSCGWFFDDISGIETVQILKYAARAIQLAREVGGPPEIDKILLDKLAEARSNVSEMGTGADIFRKVVLPSQVDFRRVLSHYAISSLYEDYEQQQEIYSYRVTRKDFDKKEANSSHLAVGTVTVSSLITWETYEAAFTVFHPAGLDLRSYILTDSEGALPGHEVRQNLLAHFAQSDIEGVNRIIAENYGANYLSLGELFIEERIKITSLISKHILKHFTDTYRNLYREHYQMMDYLRKVEVPIPKGFLVAAEYFLYDEFISRLKNLAIPADCDSCSRLSSIMQQAEHWQVKLSTQEAGLLIRQQLENRLRLLASDPSTSDLSTIRQLFSIAEKLQLSMNLWQMQNFFQSLLLNYPGVLRAEAPGLNLSHERVEELRQMGRLLKFNVG; this comes from the coding sequence GTGGAAAAATATTTTTGTATTCATGGGCATTTCTATCAGCCCCCCCGGGAGAACCCCTGGCTGGAGGAAATTGAAGTTCAACCTACGGCCACTCCCTATCATGATTGGAATGATAAGATCGCTGCCGAGTGCTACTCGCCCAATTCCGCCTCTCGGATCATTGACGGTAAGAATCAGATTCTGAAGATAATAAACAATTACCAGAAATTAAGCTTTAATTTTGGGCCTGCACTCCTTTCCTGGTTAAAAAAATATGTGCCGGAAACTTACAGCCGAATAGTAGAGGCAGACCGTCTCAGCCAGAAGGAGCGGTCAGGACATGGTAATGCCATTGCTCAGGGGTATAATCATCTCATTATGCCCCTGGCTTCGAAGAGGGACCAACAGACCCAGACGATCTGGGCCATCAGGGATTTTGAATATCATTTTCATCGAAAACCGGAAGGAATGTGGCTGCCCGAAGCAGCGGTTAACATGGAAGTTCTGCAAACCTTGAGTGAGCAGGGCATTCAATTTACGATCCTGGCTCCTCATCAGGCCCGCAGGATTCGGAAAATCGGGGCTGAAGAATGGATGGAAACCGGGCAGGGTAATATTGATCCGACACTTGCCTATAAGTGCTTTCTCAGGGATGGCCGCTCGATTGTCATCTTTTTTTACGATGCTCCCATCTCTTTCTCGATCGCTTTTGACCGGGTACTGGAAAGCGGCGATTACTTCGTCCAGAGAATCATGAAAGGATTTAACGATGGCCGGGTCTGGCCCCAGATTCTGCATCTGGCTACAGACGGGGAATCTTACGGCCATCACTTCAAGTTTGGTGAGATGGCGCTGACCTATGCCCTTGACTACATCGAAAGGAATAATATTGCCAGGCTTACCAATTATGCCGAGTATCTGGAAAAACATCCTCCCAAGTTTCAGGTGGAAATTTTTGAAAACACCTCATGGAGCTGTGCTCACGGGATCCAGCGCTGGCGAGCCAACTGCGGCTGCAATTCAGGCAGGTATTATGGCTGGAATCAGCAGTGGAGGCAGCCTTTGCGCGAGGGGCTGGACAGGCTGAAGGCAGCCCTTGATGAGCTGTTCGAGCGGGAAGGAAGGCGGTATCTGGCAGACCCTTGGGCGGCCAGGGACGCATATATCAGTGTTATTCTTGACCGTGCACAGGACAATGTCGAGCGGTTTCTGGCTGAGTACCGGCAGCACCCTCTTCAGCAATCTGAAAAGGTTCAGGCTCTGAAGCTCCTGGAGATGCAGCGCTGCGGCCTGCTCATGTTTACCAGTTGCGGCTGGTTTTTCGATGATATTTCAGGAATCGAGACAGTTCAGATTCTTAAATATGCGGCCAGGGCCATCCAACTGGCCCGTGAGGTCGGCGGACCGCCGGAGATTGACAAGATATTGCTCGACAAACTGGCCGAAGCCAGAAGCAATGTTTCCGAAATGGGAACTGGCGCGGATATTTTCCGCAAAGTAGTTCTCCCCTCTCAGGTTGACTTTCGGAGGGTCTTATCCCACTATGCCATCAGCTCTCTCTATGAGGATTACGAGCAGCAGCAGGAAATTTACAGCTATCGGGTAACGAGGAAGGATTTTGACAAGAAGGAGGCAAATTCCAGTCACCTGGCTGTTGGCACCGTCACGGTGTCAAGCCTGATCACCTGGGAGACCTACGAGGCTGCATTTACTGTCTTTCATCCGGCAGGTCTTGATCTTCGCTCCTACATACTTACCGATTCGGAAGGTGCACTGCCCGGTCACGAAGTCAGGCAAAACCTCCTGGCACACTTTGCCCAATCTGATATCGAAGGGGTCAACCGGATCATTGCAGAGAATTATGGAGCAAATTATTTGAGTCTCGGCGAGCTGTTCATAGAGGAGCGAATCAAGATTACTTCACTGATCAGCAAGCATATTCTGAAACACTTCACCGATACCTACCGCAATCTCTACCGTGAGCACTATCAGATGATGGACTATCTGCGGAAGGTGGAGGTTCCTATTCCCAAGGGATTTTTAGTGGCTGCGGAATATTTTCTCTATGATGAGTTTATCAGCAGATTGAAAAACCTGGCAATTCCGGCAGACTGCGATAGCTGCAGCCGCCTTTCCAGCATCATGCAGCAGGCCGAACACTGGCAGGTAAAGCTTTCGACCCAGGAAGCGGGCCTTCTGATCCGCCAGCAACTGGAGAACAGGCTTCGCCTGCTTGCCAGCGATCCATCCACCAGCGACCTTTCAACCATTCGGCAGCTTTTTTCCATAGCTGAGAAGCTTCAACTGTCCATGAACCTTTGGCAGATGCAGAATTTCTTCCAAAGCCTTTTGCTCAATTATCCTGGGGTGCTGCGGGCTGAAGCTCCCGGCCTGAACCTGTCCCACGAAAGGGTTGAAGAGCTGCGGCAGATGGGGAGACTGCTGAAGTTTAACGTGGGGTAG
- a CDS encoding HD domain-containing phosphohydrolase, which produces MKEIIDPTKKNILMQLSQQQFATRSHYSEVYDILLMNFESLVNSPSSFPVKKINIVKQLLHEMISQLPIDYNEILTLALISNQKKFQLHNSLNVCLISLLIGRTLNYSDEELLELGFAALLHDIGMFALEGLIYSAEAFTPEQREKLRQHPNQGLLLLDKFTRVSEDLEKAVIQEHEREDGSGYPEGINGKNIHEFAKIIAIADCFESMTHFRPYRKCALPFDALQSILQLSKNQLDRTMANGLINALSLYPLGTCVRLAGGEVGIVTKVYSGAPLSPEVTVYYDRDGRDYRGEMQTIDLLEEEDNYILRVINLDTPSH; this is translated from the coding sequence ATGAAAGAAATCATTGATCCAACGAAAAAAAATATTCTGATGCAACTCAGCCAGCAACAATTCGCCACCAGGTCTCACTATTCTGAAGTTTACGATATTCTTCTTATGAACTTCGAAAGCCTGGTCAATTCCCCTTCATCATTTCCGGTGAAAAAGATCAACATCGTTAAGCAACTGTTACACGAGATGATCTCTCAACTTCCCATCGATTATAACGAGATCCTCACGCTGGCCCTTATTTCAAACCAGAAAAAGTTCCAACTCCACAACTCTCTCAATGTCTGTCTTATCTCCCTGCTTATCGGACGGACTTTGAATTACTCCGATGAGGAGCTCCTTGAGCTTGGATTTGCTGCACTGCTGCATGACATCGGTATGTTTGCTCTGGAGGGGCTGATCTATTCTGCTGAAGCCTTCACCCCGGAACAGCGGGAGAAACTCCGGCAGCATCCCAATCAGGGATTGCTTCTCCTCGATAAGTTCACCAGAGTTAGTGAAGACCTTGAAAAAGCGGTTATTCAGGAACATGAACGGGAAGATGGCAGCGGTTATCCTGAAGGGATCAATGGTAAAAATATCCATGAGTTCGCTAAAATTATTGCTATCGCCGACTGCTTTGAATCCATGACCCACTTTCGTCCTTACCGTAAATGTGCACTCCCCTTCGATGCCTTGCAATCTATTCTTCAGCTTTCCAAAAACCAGTTAGACCGAACTATGGCTAATGGTTTAATTAACGCCCTGTCGCTTTATCCCCTTGGGACTTGTGTACGGTTGGCCGGAGGTGAAGTGGGGATAGTAACCAAGGTCTACTCTGGAGCCCCCTTGAGCCCGGAAGTCACTGTTTATTATGATCGTGATGGACGTGACTACCGAGGGGAGATGCAGACTATCGACCTGCTCGAAGAAGAAGATAATTATATTCTTCGAGTAATTAACCTCGATACGCCTTCACACTAA
- a CDS encoding DUF1015 domain-containing protein: MAEIKPFQGIVYNQEFVQNLSLVIAPPYDVISDEARERLYQNSPYNIIRLIKGKSEPQDDESNNQYTRAAHSLRSWLREGILRQDTEECIYLMEDEYTLPGSGQKLVRTGFTALIRLEEYGSGKVLPHEKTLAKPKEDRLKLIHACRTNLSPIFALYPDPSRTIGTLLDEAKAGTRPFIDILSQERILHRVWRITSSRIIQGIIGEMQPKFVLLADGHHRYETALTYCRQMQQCTLPATASSRNAASFVMMYFASMDEPGLTILPYHRLLRNLPAETLRNWKTIVSQYFRIDGYPFDGLTSSERQAREKMFSHLSEKGNRHLSAFGLYTGDKNYYLLTLKPEVDIEREISSDQPSICKQLPVTILDHLLVNHILGTHTSLVKETCLGFSHDYREAIDDVNSQESQMAVFVNPTPIHMVNQIARIGQQMPQKSTFFYPKLPTGLVLRRIAED; encoded by the coding sequence ATGGCTGAAATTAAACCATTTCAGGGTATTGTCTATAATCAGGAGTTCGTACAAAATCTCTCTTTGGTCATCGCGCCGCCGTATGATGTTATCTCCGATGAAGCCAGAGAGAGACTCTATCAAAATAGCCCGTATAACATTATCCGGCTGATCAAAGGAAAATCCGAGCCCCAGGACGATGAATCGAATAATCAATATACCCGGGCAGCTCATTCGCTGCGATCCTGGCTCCGGGAGGGGATCCTCCGCCAGGATACCGAAGAGTGCATCTATCTCATGGAGGATGAATACACCCTGCCGGGGAGTGGACAAAAACTGGTCCGCACAGGGTTTACTGCCCTTATCAGGCTGGAGGAATACGGTTCAGGCAAGGTCCTGCCCCATGAAAAAACCCTCGCTAAACCAAAAGAGGACCGATTAAAGCTCATTCATGCCTGCCGGACCAATCTCAGCCCGATTTTCGCTCTCTATCCTGATCCGTCCCGCACGATTGGTACTCTGCTCGATGAGGCCAAGGCTGGCACCAGACCCTTTATCGATATCCTTTCCCAGGAGCGGATCCTCCATCGGGTGTGGAGGATAACTTCATCCCGCATTATTCAAGGGATTATTGGTGAAATGCAACCCAAATTCGTGCTCCTGGCTGACGGACACCACCGGTACGAAACCGCCCTGACCTACTGCCGACAGATGCAGCAGTGCACCCTGCCTGCAACCGCATCATCCCGCAATGCAGCCTCCTTTGTGATGATGTATTTTGCCAGTATGGATGAGCCCGGTCTGACCATTCTTCCCTACCATCGGCTGCTCAGGAATCTGCCGGCGGAAACCCTCCGGAACTGGAAGACGATCGTCAGCCAATACTTCAGGATCGACGGCTATCCCTTTGATGGCCTGACCAGCAGCGAGCGGCAGGCACGGGAGAAGATGTTTTCCCACCTGTCGGAGAAAGGAAACCGCCATCTTTCTGCCTTCGGCCTGTATACCGGAGATAAAAACTACTATCTGCTCACCCTGAAGCCGGAAGTCGATATCGAGAGGGAAATCTCCAGCGACCAGCCTTCCATCTGCAAGCAACTGCCGGTAACCATTCTGGACCATCTCCTGGTTAACCATATCCTGGGCACTCATACCAGCCTGGTCAAGGAGACCTGTCTGGGGTTCTCTCACGATTATCGGGAGGCGATCGACGATGTCAACAGCCAGGAATCCCAGATGGCTGTCTTCGTGAATCCGACCCCGATTCATATGGTTAACCAGATTGCCCGCATCGGCCAGCAGATGCCCCAAAAATCAACTTTCTTCTATCCCAAACTGCCGACCGGCCTTGTCCTGCGAAGGATTGCTGAGGATTAA
- a CDS encoding glycosyltransferase family 2 protein — MEKNQPRPKLSIIIPAYNEELNVYPLFEEITQSLRNYQQPYEIIFVDDGSCDRTPQVLREICRKDNRVKCVIFRGNFGQTAALSAGFDLARGDVIVSMDGDRQNDPADILMLLDILDQGFDLVCGWRKRRKDAFFARKLPSFLANRLIAWVTGVFVHDYGCTLKAYKKEIIKNIKLYGEMHRFIPAYASWVGAKVTEVEVNHRPRTAGASKYSILRIFKVILDLITVKFLCDYSTSPIYFFGTFGMILTGSGFLTGLITLIEKYYQGVWVHKNPLILLAILLTILGVQFIMIGLLAEILIRTYHESQDKKTYIVKDIIEQA, encoded by the coding sequence ATGGAAAAGAACCAACCGAGACCAAAACTCTCTATCATCATCCCTGCCTACAACGAAGAGCTGAATGTCTATCCTCTCTTTGAGGAAATTACCCAAAGCCTTCGGAATTATCAGCAGCCCTACGAGATTATCTTTGTGGATGATGGAAGTTGCGATCGTACACCTCAGGTTCTCCGGGAAATCTGCCGTAAAGATAACCGGGTCAAATGTGTTATCTTTCGCGGCAATTTCGGTCAGACTGCTGCATTGAGTGCCGGCTTTGATCTTGCCCGCGGAGATGTAATCGTATCAATGGACGGAGACCGGCAGAACGACCCTGCCGATATCCTCATGCTGTTAGATATTCTCGATCAAGGATTCGATCTTGTCTGCGGATGGAGAAAGAGGCGAAAAGATGCCTTTTTTGCGAGAAAGCTGCCATCCTTCCTTGCCAATCGGCTTATTGCCTGGGTGACGGGAGTATTTGTTCATGATTATGGCTGTACCCTGAAAGCGTATAAGAAGGAAATAATCAAAAATATCAAACTATATGGTGAAATGCATCGCTTTATCCCTGCTTATGCATCGTGGGTAGGAGCGAAAGTCACGGAGGTTGAAGTTAATCACCGGCCAAGAACCGCCGGAGCTTCCAAGTACAGTATCCTTCGTATTTTCAAAGTCATCCTCGACCTGATAACCGTTAAATTCCTCTGTGACTACTCGACAAGCCCCATATACTTTTTCGGGACCTTTGGAATGATCCTTACCGGCTCAGGATTTCTTACCGGGCTCATCACCTTGATTGAAAAATATTACCAGGGAGTTTGGGTCCACAAAAACCCTCTGATCTTACTCGCCATCCTTCTCACTATTCTTGGTGTACAATTCATTATGATCGGGCTTTTAGCCGAAATCCTGATCCGCACCTATCACGAATCCCAGGATAAGAAGACGTATATTGTTAAAGATATCATTGAACAGGCATAG